tgtcacatgcgcactcaggacaaggtcgaattttcggccctcgccttcagtgcctggggtcttgcagtggtcttgcagttatctgagaagcgtggcaggacacctgaacttctgtagcgtgcaatcatggtaagccgtagacttctggctgcttaacactgtactagtagcactggcctcctttcacattgaaagcaatgccagtctctgctgccagcaatcaggacagcatgaactatgcccctgtcccaccccctcgcggctgtcccagggaaagatccctgtatgctgcccctctccctccaccgtgtggctgtaaagcagtcccaatactaacattcccctccctaattcaaagcagggcgtcatgagcgacatcaccctgctgaggatctcggagtcccagagggaaaggatgcttcgagaaagccttcagaaaccagggccgtttgccgccatgctctgcagggcaatgataccagagtacctgatggtgtcgtggcgcggtaacgtgtcctaccacggagggcccaataagatcgccctacccaggaacctgatgaacaggctggaaatgtaccttcatgagacctacgaggagttctcctatgaggatttcgcctctatccccggccatattgaccggattttcgcgtaggtgcactgggactaaagagtggagcgtcttgggcagcataatcatgacttaccggacattgtaaaaaaaattttaaatacttgggactaaattgtgaagagcctaaggcagacaaatcatgaaaaaccatttgttactattgtaaatattccactttttttgcagataattgtttacatgtttaagcactttaggaaaaagccattgttaatattataaatatttcagttcttgtaaaaataaatgtttagatatttgaagcacttactgcttgatccttcccctgattctgtctccggggtaagggatggggacggttggtaggggatctcggtaagggtgatgaagagctcctggctgtcggggaaatcagcggtgccagcgctgtcgactgcctcgtcctcctcatctccttcttcatcttccccgtccgctaacatgtccgacgaggaacctgccacggacaatatcccatcctcagagtccacggtcagtggtggggtagtggtggcggacgcacctaggatggaatgcagtgcctcgtagaaacgggatgtgtggggctgggatccggagcgtccgtttgcctctttggttttttggtagccttgtctcagctccttgattttcacgcggcactgcgttgcatcccggctgtatcctctctctgccatggctttagagatcttctcgtagagctttgcattccgtcttttggagcgcagctctgaaagcacggactcatcgccccacacagcgatgagatccaagacttcccgatcagtccatgctggggccctccttctattagattgcacggccatctctgctggagagctctgcatcgttgccagtgctgctgagctcgccacgatgtccaaacaggaaatgagattcaaactgcccagacaggaaaaggaattcaaattttcccggggcttttcctgtgtggctgatcagagcatccgagctcggactgctgtccagagcgtcaacagagcggtgcactgtgggatagctcccggagctattaccgtcgatttccatccacacctagcctaattcgatatggccatttcgaatttagcgctactcctctcgtgggggaggagtacagaagtcgaatttaagagacctctatgtcgaactaaatagcttcgtggtgtggacgggtgcagggttaattcgatgtaacggcgctaaattcgacataaaagcctagtgtagaccaggcctaactttaAAAGGCTCCTTCAAATTGTCCTCACTAAAAACATAGgggaaagcttttaaaaactttttcttgGTCAGGGTGTGTGGGTTTAGGCCTGGGGTGTTTctgcatgttctattttattgAAACATATGCAAAAGTGCTAAATGAAGGGATGTGTCTtcatataggcttgtcttttaacgtgtttattcctttacaagactttcacctctatttgttaaaaagtgggggaacAAACTTCTTCTCTCTGAGCCACTAGTTTACAAAATAAGGGGAATATAAACTGTCTGTTACTAAGGACCTGTGGCTTTAAACCTGGGGTGTTTCTGCATGCTTTATTTTATTGAAACCAGGGCtgcctccaggcaccagcccagcaagcaggtgcttggggcggccaacggagaggggcggcatgtccggctcttcggcggcaatttggcggcgggtccctcagtccctctcggagggaaggacctgccgccgaattgccgccgaagactggaGCGGCGGCAGTAGAGcggatcgcgattgcgatcgcggctttttttttttttttgctgcttggggcggcaaaaaccctggagccggccctgattgaaaCACACCTGTAAATAAAGCAATGTGTCTTCATATAggtttgtcttttaaagtgttcGTCCCTTTACAAGACTTTCACCTGCATTGGTTAAAAACTTTAACAAATTACTTTTATAAACTAACTGGCTGTGGCTTTAACcctgaggtaatatttttttttattttacattgttaATAAGATTAGTTACAAAGCAATGCCTTCTTCACATAACAAAAGGAAATGTTTAGTTAAAAACGTATTtggtataattttgttttaaaagtgggCCTAGGGCTTTCTGGTTGTGTTCTGCccttcttatctctgatccactGCCTCACAGACGCTGTTTGCTGACAATGGCTTTGCTGCAAAAGCATGATGTTTCAAATTGTCCTTACTAAAAAATGACCAGTGCTAGTTTAAAACATAGGGGGAAAACTTTATCACTACACATTACTTTTATAAACAGGTTCTGTGTTTTTAACCCTGGGTTGTTTCTGCATGCTCCCTTTTTATTGAAACACCTATGCAAAAGGGctaaatgaaaaattgtttcttCAGATAGACTTGCTTTTCAAAGTGGTCTTCTTTTCTAATCCACTAACTTAAAAAGGCTCCTTCAAATTGTCCTCATTAAAAAACAtagggaaaagcttttaaaaactttttcttaGTCCGGGTTTGTGGGTTTAGGCCTGGGGTGCTTCTGCATGCTCTTTTTTTATTGAAACATATGCAAAAGTGCTAAATAAAGGGATGTGTCTTTATACAGGCTTGTCTTTTAAAGTAAATATAAAGCAGAgctttattcctttacaaaacttaatGTAACTTTTACTTGCGTTTGTTAAAAAGTTTGGAAAAGAAGCAGTCTTCTTATCTCTTATCCACTAACTCACAGATGCTGTTTTTGCTAACAGgggctttgctgcagcttcatATTGTTCTTACTAAAAAATAACCCATGTTAGTCTAAAACATAgggggaaacttttaaaaattgtttgttacTAAGGAATTATGGTTTTAACTTTTATTAAAGCCCCTATGTAAAAGGGCTACATGGCGGGAAAAATGCTTGGGGGGTCTGTTTTTCtagataagaataaggcagttaaaggACGGTGGGgagtagtgggggaggggagggagttggcTCTTGTTTAAAAACCTTGGGACTataggattggttcaggaaaataaATTCTATGACGCTGCTGTAAAACAGCTACGGATTGGTCCGATCCAAAGGCGGTGATAACAAGCCCGAGGGGCTCTGAACCTGGAAAGTTGCATCATTCGGCAGAAATACTTGGAAAGGTAAGAGCTCTCTCTCTAATTCAACCACGTGCTGTCTATCTTTGCGGTTTGCAAAGGAGCTTTTGTAGCAGGGCATTCACCCTGCTCCGGCTCAGCAAGGGTTAAAAATGAGCCCTTGGAGAGGGTTGGGGCTCAGTGCCAATCAGAGAAGGcagagaggcagccaatcagggccaggctgggccctataaaagggctgcagGGCCAAAAGGCAAggactctctctctagctgtggaaagagaaggacctggctgcctgggagcccaCAGACCGCTGTCAGGTGACTTAGTTGCCAAGACGACCTCTCCTGTGATAAACCATTTCTCCTGGTGGGAAGCCAGTCCGTTATTCAGAGCTATTCCATTTCAATGGGAGAGCCGTTTAAATCAACAACCCTCTTTTGTTATCCATGTGCCAACACCCCACTGGAATCCTAGTTCTAGATGGAGGTTAAAAGACAATAGAAAAGTAAAGACCAGCCTTAcaatcaaaatggagtttgcagtctcATGTGGTCATATATACAGAGTTCATCATCTCAAACAGAATTCATACACTGTACAGACAGATCCCTCAAATCATAACAGGGTTAATCTTGACTAGCCGCATCAAGGACTAAAAACTACCAGTGCCTTGTCTGCATGAGGATTTTACATCAAGATAGCTATCTTGACGTAAAATCACACCTCTTTTTGCAGTGAAGCCATGGCGTTCCTgtcatctgtctctctctttttataaGGCCTCATGTACTTCTCAGGTACAGCATGGAGAGCAGCAGGCATCCCACACTGCCTCAGTGTTCCTCAGACCTGACCTGAGAGCTCCACTTCAAACAGGCAAGAGTATAGTTTTGTCTCCAGGGCTGTTGAATTTTTGACACCCTGTGTAGAGACCGGTGATGTAGCCATCTCCACCAGGGACTGGGCTGGGGCCACCAAACATATGACATTAAAGAGCTGGCAGAGGGTCAGTCACTGTCAACCTGGGCCGGATTCAAACCTATTAGGTGGAGGTAGAAATCTCCATATTAAATTACTTAGCATGCAAACCTCACTTTTCATATGTAGATCAAAATGTCTTTTGAAATGCACTATTGGCCCTCTTTACTTTTTTATTGCAGAATGTAACAGAAGGGTTTCTTGAAAAGTTTACCAGCAAGGGTGGCAACAGTACCAATGTCTGCCATGCCGCATACCACAGATAACCCAGTCAACATGACTGACTACGAGTACCAATACTTAGACGAGGAGGATTACATCCAGGTAGTGCTTTGCACAAAGGAAAATGTCAAGGCGTTTGGCAAGGTGTTCCTGCCAGTGCTCTATACAATAGTGTTTCTGCTTGGATTGGCTGGGAACTGTCTACTCTTTGCCATCTTGATCAAATATACCAAGAACAAGAAAATGACCGAGGTGTATCTGCTGAATCTGACCGTTTCAGACCTTCTTTTCGTGGTAACCCTTCCCTTCTGGGCAACATACGCAGCTTCTCAGTGGGTGTTTGGGAATGCCTTCTGCAAGATCATAAGTGTCATCTACACCACCAACTTCTACAGTGGCATCTTCTTCGTCAGCTGCATGAGTCTGGACAAATACCTGGAGATTGTTCAtgcttggtccaataaaaacttAAGGGCCCCAAGAAAGAGCTTCCTTGTCTCTTCAGTGGTGTGGGTTATTTCCATAGTGCTGTCTATTCCTGACTTTATCTTCATGGAGGTGCAGGATTTCCACAACGGGAGACGAGTTTGCTACCCCGACTATGGCCTGCACCACTCCATCTGGCGTCTTCTCTTTCAATTTCAGCAGATCCTGCTAGGCTTCTTCCTTCCATTCCTTTGCATGGTGTTCTTCTACTCCCGCGTAGCTTGTGTCCTCACTGCGTTAATGTCTCCTGGCAAGAAGAGAGCTCTCCGCCTGGTCGTTGTTTTGGTGGTAGTTTTCTTTGTGCTGTGGTTCCCATACAACGTTACCCTCTTTCTGCATTTGTTGCAAAACCTCCATGTGATTAAGGGTTGTGAAACTAGCAAGCACTTGGACTATGCTATGCAAGTGACTGAGAGCCTTGCCTTTATTCATTGTTGCCTCAACCCCGTGCTGTATGCTTTTGTGAACAAACGGTTCAGGTTACACTTAAAGAAGATTTTTGGGGCCATCTTCAGGAGGCAGGatttctttgttctccagctgtcTGAGACAAGTCGTTCTTCTAGTAGGTGCACTGACCACGTAGAAATGAAAAGCATTACGAATGTGTAATGAATATTTAGAGAATTTCGTTGCTATACATGTTTTATTATCACATATTGTATTGTTTCCGGCAATGGAGTGATGTATGGATAAGTAGTTGGAGCACAGACCTGGGAATCACAAAAGGCCAAGTATTAATCCCAGCTCTAGCATTGACTCCCTCAGTCGTTTCGGACAAATCACAACCTGCCTCTGACTGAGTTTCCCAATTTGCAAACTCATGGGGATGGTAATAATTTGTTGGGAGGATTTTTCTAGAATGGTGTAAATatggagtaatcccactgaagttgggAGTCATTTTGCATTTACACCGGTGTGTCTGAGAGCAGAACCTGTCCCTGTAATCCGTCACAATGAGGTTACTCCAGCAGAATGGAATTTGGCCCTGCAActagagttacaaagggattatTCTGGATTAATACTGGTGTAACTGGCAGCTAAAATTTGcctgatgtttgtaaagcatgtgGGCCCAGATCCGGACCTCCAGAGTATTTGGgctcctaactcctattgaaatcaaaatCCCCTAAATACCTCGGAGAATCTGGATTGTGGCGCAAACTGAATgtgtgaggcagagtggcctccctccgtgCTTGACAGGGAGGAAACACTCCACACCTCCTGACTGGGGAGAACCAAGCCAGCCCCGTCCCTGTGCTGGAAGTGGAGggacaggacaggaagtataagaggaAGGCCTTCCATctcagttgggctggagccagACGTCTCTACCTCGCTGAGGAACTCTGGACCAGAGACCGAGCTGTGCAGTGCTCCAGGAAGAGACCAGCTGAGGAGAGGAGTTGCATGGGACCACTGTCCACTATTTACCCCGAGGAGACTGAAGACCTATGGATGATGGAGCCACACCAAGGAAGGGTGGTCAGAAGTAGCCAAGGGGAACCAGACATTAGTCTGGCTGTGTGGCCAGTAAACGAGTCAGCATGTTTCGGTGacttccctgctgacccagtggtgggaccatccaccactgttagggccctgggctgggacctggtggagtagggggGCCCGGGTCCTTCTACCCCCTGCCGCCAACCCCACCCCTGAGGTGTGGGCCTACTCACCCCAGGCCAGAAGGCCTGTGCCTTGCCTGTGGCctgttgctctgccctgcccagaggacTAGAGCCCCAGACTATGTTTACTGTCTGCTCCAGCTCGAAGAATGTAGCGAAAGACTGctccttgctctccccacccagaGGGTCAAGGCAATAGATTGTAGATTGCTGCCTGCCTCAGCAAGGAGGCTGGGCAATAAATAGACTGTGTGCTGTTTTGTCCTGACCAGAGGGCCAGAGCCCTATCCTTCTTAATGACTGCTTTCTGTGTGAcatagtgaggcagagtggcctccctccaagcctGACAGGGAGGGACAACCACAGAACCACCGCAATGAGAAAACTGGGTTCTAAGTATTATCAGTGATGGcgtacacaaacacatacacacggAGAGATCTGGATTACGTACAATTTAGATGTCAGATATAGTGAAACCTGGTGTAATGGGCTGTCCACCCCACCCTGCACAAGAGTGGAAGTGGTTAATGGAGGCCAGATGGGCCAGTTAATCTAGTAGATTGAACGCCAAAAGGAAAGCCCTGATTAGCGGAACAGGCTTATCTGTGAAGGAACAGgcggggcctgtataaagccaggtCACTGTCTACAGATGGGTGGTGGTTGCTGGGACagttctgctgggaagtaggctGCAGTCATTCTGTGAGtggagggagttgggaggctggGAAACCCAGAGATGGGGGAAGCCAGATAAGTAGGAAGAatcccagggaaacagcagcaagaggTAGGACTGTAAGGGACCGTGGTTGCTTGTTATagagtccctgagctggaaccgaGTGTAGAgggtggacctgggttcccctagcagccactgggaagtggaaAGGGCATTGGAGACGCCAGCTAGCCAGTGGGTCTGGAAGGACTTTGaattccctggaaggggaggatctTAGTGACCCAGCCGCAAGGCCAAGCCACCAAGAGGAGACTGCAGTCCCTGGAGTGCGAGGTGTAGAGCTGAAGAAtgaaattgtttcttttctttaattactattattaatatGACTTTATTTTGTGAACAAACAGAACTTCACTGTTTTAACATTGTAACTCCTGTTTGCCTCCCAACATTGTAAACTGTTCATTACACTTGTTTTAATAAGATTCCATATTGTAACTAAAACTCCATTTTgaaatgcttactccattttgcaAAACCCCGTTGTAACCTTATTAACTTAGttcagatgtgtgaatgaggtacgCATGGAtaatggaatcaacctccagccccggCCTGTCCTGATAAAGTTAAGTGCAAACACCAAGGGCTGAAGATAACAGCCCTGACAAAGTGAAAAGAGTCCACcccaaaagaaaagaacaaaggtgCAATTGAAACAAGATCAAAGTCaggtccgaggctgaaagtcacgTCTGCAATTGATGAGTTATCAATCACACcgaacccagaggcagcgtgacacagcaagacctatcgACTCTTGATTCAAACTAAAAGCCTATAAAAAAGATGGGTAAGATGGAAGACTTTGGGTAATGTTCTGCTGCCAACATCGAGGGGCATCGGTGCATGCCTGACAGAGACCCAGCCCTTCCtcgtgcccggctttcctggccagttagccgccacgagctacgaacccaagctgcgaAATCAAGCCATGGACTCAAGCTACattcaggactggtaactatccagcagctgcagaacatttgatgtgtgtgtataggtattaggtattaGCTATTGGTTATAGATCAAATTGTGTTAGCATAATAAACGTGGCATCTTGCCTTATCCCCTGAAACGATCCTGTGTAGTTTTAGCTGTATAACAGAGGGGCCACAGGGCGAGACAGTACAGGAGAAG
Above is a genomic segment from Emys orbicularis isolate rEmyOrb1 chromosome 2, rEmyOrb1.hap1, whole genome shotgun sequence containing:
- the LOC135873637 gene encoding atypical chemokine receptor 2-like gives rise to the protein MSAMPHTTDNPVNMTDYEYQYLDEEDYIQVVLCTKENVKAFGKVFLPVLYTIVFLLGLAGNCLLFAILIKYTKNKKMTEVYLLNLTVSDLLFVVTLPFWATYAASQWVFGNAFCKIISVIYTTNFYSGIFFVSCMSLDKYLEIVHAWSNKNLRAPRKSFLVSSVVWVISIVLSIPDFIFMEVQDFHNGRRVCYPDYGLHHSIWRLLFQFQQILLGFFLPFLCMVFFYSRVACVLTALMSPGKKRALRLVVVLVVVFFVLWFPYNVTLFLHLLQNLHVIKGCETSKHLDYAMQVTESLAFIHCCLNPVLYAFVNKRFRLHLKKIFGAIFRRQDFFVLQLSETSRSSSRCTDHVEMKSITNV